One window from the genome of Musa acuminata AAA Group cultivar baxijiao chromosome BXJ1-4, Cavendish_Baxijiao_AAA, whole genome shotgun sequence encodes:
- the LOC103976873 gene encoding receptor-like protein EIX2, translating to MVVLQFPAIVAVLLAFISIYHIQHTNFCNGDDGSTIHCPEVEMRALLQLKEALYDPSNRLFSWSGDDCCTWHGVGCDNQLGRVIKLDLRNPQPHTDSPSDASRSLILVEEISSTLMTLEYLNYLDLSMNDFRSSIPDFFGSYKNLGYLNLSGAGFLTTVPQQLGNLSSLLYLDLSYNNLDVDDASWLSRLTLLQHLDMTGTNISNASNWAEALNMLPYIMEIHLSQCQIASIPYTLPQLNFTYLSILDLSNNQISSTLPSWLFKLTALEYLFLGKNYLHSSLSIGNMPYLKVLDLSDNLLEGPLPSIIGEAFPSLQTFFLRANYIAGSIPSSICKLEQLIVLDLSENHLSHELPSCWKNSSVLQVINLSNNNLSGKIPKSICSLTSLESLHLSNNNLSGEIPNCVVTLNSLVILDLGLNRLGGCLPRWLGERMPCLKILILRHNMFHGHIPPSIAYFQVLQIMDLSHNNLSGTIPTSFEDLNAMKFAQNTISFTPGSDNYYTDSISVVTKGRESQYVKILLLLTAIDLSYNYLSGSIPEEITNLSGLQSLDLSNNHLAGQITMKIGGLQNLESLDLSHNELTGPVPSTLTTLDFLGFLNLSFNKLSGKIPSGNHLETFGSSSYMGNPDLYGYPLNKENQDTKPSQDPNNIDTDVEAEEMFYFYLSLGPGFVVGFWSVWGILLYKQKWRYAYFCFIDNICDKFYVTAKVNFARMKIKLFRSDQGYGCNP from the exons ATGGTGGTTCTTCAATTCCCTGCAATTGTTGCTGTTTTGCTTGCATTCATATCCATATACCACATTCAACATACAAACTTCTGCAACGGAGATGACGGTTCCACTATCCACTGTCCAGAGGTGGAGATGCGAGCACTTCTACAACTCAAAGAAGCACTGTATGATCCAAGCAACCGGCTCTTCTCTTGGTCCGGAGATGACTGCTGCACATGGCACGGTGTGGGCTGCGACAACCAGCTAGGGAGAGTCATCAAACTAGACCTCCGGAATCCCCAGCCACACACAGATTCACCTTCTGATGCTTCCCGGTCCTTGATCCTAGTGGAGGAGATAAGTTCAACACTGATGACTCTCGAATACTTGAACTACCTTGATTTGAGCATGAATGACTTTCGATCTAGTATACCAGACTTCTTTGGATCATATAAGAACTTGGGGTACCTGAATCTCTCAGGTGCAGGTTTCTTGACAACAGTGCCACAGCAACTAGGGAACCTCTCCAGCTTACTCTATTTGGATCTCTCATACAACAATCTTGATGTTGACGATGCATCGTGGCTTTCCCGTTTAACATTGTTGCAGCACCTTGACATGACAGGAACTAACATTAGCAATGCATCAAATTGGGCAGAAGCACTGAACATGTTGCCTTACATAATGGAGATTCACTTATCTCAATGTCAGATTGCAAGCATTCCTTACACCTTGCCACAATTGAATTTCACATATCTGTCTATCCTCGATCTTTCCAATAATCAAATTAGTTCCACCTTACCAAGTTGGTTATTCAAGCTAACTGCGCTGGAGTATCTATTTCTTGGCAAAAACTATCTCCATTCTTCGCTGTCAATTGGGAACATGCCCTACCTCAAAGTCCTCGACCTATCTGACAATCTCCTTGAAG GACCTCTTCCATCCATTATTGGTGAAGCTTTTCCGAGTCTACAGACTTTCTTCCTAAGAGCAAATTATATTGCTGGCAGCATTCCATCCTCCATATGTAAGTTAGAGCAGTTGATTGTGCTCGATCTCTCAGAAAACCATTTGTCTCATGAGCTGCCTAGCTGTTGGAAGAACTCTTCGGTTTTGCAGGTTATAAATCTGTCAAACAACAACTTGTCAGGAAAAATTCCAAAATCTATCTGTTCTCTGACCTCCCTTGAGTCTCTGCACTTGAGCAACAACAACCTTTCTGGAGAGATCCCTAACTGCGTAGTGACATTGAATAGTTTGGTCATCCTTGATCTTGGACTAAACAGGTTGGGAGGTTGCCTGCCAAGATGGTTAGGAGAAAGAATGCCATGCTTGAAGATTCTAATCTTAAGGCATAACATGTTCCATGGACATATTCCACCATCAATTGCATATTTTCAAGTTCTACAAATTATGGACCTCTCACATAATAATCTGTCGGGCACAATACCAACAAGCTTTGAGGACCTTAATGCAATGAAGTTTGCCCAGAATACGATAAGCTTCACACCTGGGTCTGATAACTATTATACAGATAGCATCTCAGTAGTTACAAAAGGAAGAGAATCACAGTATGTAAAGATTCTCTTACTTTTGACAGCCATAGACCTCTCTTACAATTACTTGTCAGGAAGTATCCCTGAAGAAATAACAAATCTTTCTGGGCTGCAAAGCTTAGATCTTTCTAATAATCACCTAGCAGGACAGATAACAATGAAGATTGGAGGATTACAAAATCTGGAGTCTCTTGATTTATCACACAATGAGTTAACTGGACCAGTACCTTCAACTTTAACGACTTTAGAtttccttggcttcttgaatttaTCATTTAACAAGCTTTCAGGAAAGATTCCATCAGGCAACCATCTAGAAACCTTTGGCTCATCTAGTTATATGGGTAATCCTGATCTTTATGGGTACCCCCTGAATAAGGAGAACCAAGATACCAAACCATCTCAAGATCCAAATAACATTGACACAGATGTGGAGGCAGAAGAAATGTTCTACTTCTATCTTAGCTTGGGACCAGGATTTGTGGTTGGCTTTTGGTCAGTATGGGGTATACTACTTTACAAACAAAAATGGAGGTATGCATATTTTTGCTTCATAGACAACATATGTGACAAATTTTATGTTACTGCAAAAGTAAACTTTGCAAGAATGAAAATTAAGTTGTTCAGATCAGATCAAGGTTATGGTTGTAACCCATGA
- the LOC135654520 gene encoding receptor-like protein EIX2, protein MCKPLLSSPYYVRVAAILLVFLFVNSPICPAGFTCQDNERQVLLQFKIGLKDPGNRLSSWNVTTDCCLWKGVSCDNRTGHVIGLDLHNDHNEHQHRYQEQSVSDDRWALGGELSPCLLAIEHLTTLDLSGNYFGNMLIPRFLGSFKQLATLRLSRAGFGGRIPHQLGNLLSLHQLDLSNNGHSLLLDDFWWLSNLTSLQHLDLSFVNFGIATNWLEALNALHSILEIRLSQCGLLNGIPSSFQHLNLTSLVTLDLSDNYSNSTLPTWLFDLKSLQNLFLRGNYFYGSIPASIGNMSSLTVLELSDRFSLRGSIPGALGNLCKLQQLDLTWSPLRQNLSDMKEIFSGCVKNSLTKLSLRGASLSGYLPEWIGDFQNLKILDLSMNSLSGKLPSSLGRLLSLQQLSLYGNELNGDVPETIGWLSELVILKLGLNSFKGGLSENFFANLTKLKNLGLSSTSLALNVRPDWKPLFRLEYINMSSCILGPQFPSWIKTQESLSSLHMYDVNISDSIPDWFWNFSSSLEFIDLSHNGIRGMLPDLSELADSKLTYVDLSCNLLEGTVPQFPKSISYLFLSNNSFSGLIPPGIHKTMPKLQYLFLSKNNLSGSIPLFPCNLEELIALDLSNNHLSGELPDCWKGSSNLQDLDFSQNEISGQIPISISHLTSLEHLILRGNRLSGGLPSSLDSCRAMVLLDLSYNQLSGEITWMDRSFSNLKFLNLRANMFSGNLPPLSQLNSLRILDLSRNNFSGNIPKSYGNLRAMSYSLNHVPSETASYSQVAMNLEIKGFYIQFSNVLNLVAAIDLSKNHLLGPIPEELTDLYGLEILNLSGNNLTGHIPDKINLLTVLEALDLSSNNLWGAIPPSFGQLNFLSCMNLSYNNLSGRIPISGQLSTFDSTSYVGNQGLCGIPLHECQDKGSIKDEAHLTSPEIWLHLSAELVMFMLLL, encoded by the coding sequence ATGTGTAAGCCTCTGCTATCTTCTCCATATTACGTGAGGGTTGCTGCTATTCTGCTTGTTTTTCTCTTTGTCAATTCCCCCATCTGTCCTGCTGGCTTCACTTGTCAAGACAATGAGAGGCAAGTCCTCTTACAATTCAAGATAGGACTCAAGGATCCTGGTAATCGACTGTCTTCTTGGAACGTGACCACCGACTGCTGCTTGTGGAAGGGAGTTTCCTGTGACAATAGGACAGGGCATGTAATTGGATTAGACCTTCACAATGATCACAATGAACACCAGCACCGATACCAGGAGCAGAGTGTTTCAGATGACAGATGGGCCTTGGGAGGTGAACTTAGTCCGTGTTTGCTCGCCATCGAGCATTTGACTACTCTGGACCTCAGTGGCAATTACTTCGGAAATATGCTCATACCTCGTTTCTTGGGCTCCTTCAAGCAGTTGGCCACTCTGAGACTGTCAAGAGCAGGCTTTGGTGGAAGAATACCTCACCAGCTTGGCAATCTCTTGAGCCTGCACCAACTTGATCTTTCGAACAACGGGCATTCCCTCCTGCTTGACGATTTCTGGTGGCTCTCTAATCTCACCTCTTTGCAACACCTAGACTTGAGCTTTGTTAACTTTGGAATTGCAACCAACTGGCTGGAGGCACTGAACGCACTCCACTCCATACTCGAGATACGCCTGTCTCAGTGTGGCCTTCTGAATGGCATTCCCAGCTCTTTTCAGCACTTAAATTTAACATCACTAGTCACCCTTGATCTCTCAGATAACTACTCCAATTCTACCCTGCCTACCTGGCTGTTTGATCTAAAAAGTCTTCAAAATCTCTTCCTCAGAGGGAACTACTTTTATGGCTCTATTCCTGCGAGTATCGGTAACATGTCTTCTCTCACTGTACTAGAACTCTCTGATAGGTTTTCTCTTAGAGGTTCAATCCCCGGGGCTCTTGGGAACCTCTGTAAGCTGCAGCAGCTCGATCTGACATGGTCACCTCTCAGACAAAATTTAAGTGACATGAAGGAAATATTTTCTGGATGCGTCAAGAATAGCTTAACAAAATTGAGCTTGCGAGGTGCTTCTCTCAGTGGTTATCTTCCAGAATGGATAGGGGATTTCCAGAATCTCAAAATTTTGGATTTATCTATGAACTCACTATCCGGTAAGCTGCCTTCCTCACTTGGAAGATTACTATCTCTACAACAGTTGAGTCTGTATGGAAATGAACTGAATGGTGATGTTCCGGAAACCATTGGATGGCTCTCAGAGCTAGTTATCTTGAAGCTTGGCCTGAATTCTTTCAAAGGTGGTCTGTCTGAGAACTTTTTTGCTAATCTGACAAAGTTAAAGAACCTTGGTCTTTCCTCCACGTCCTTGGCTTTGAATGTAAGACCAGACTGGAAACCTCTATTCCGGCTCGAGTACATTAACATGAGTTCATGCATATTAGGACCTCAATTTCCTTCATGGATTAAAACACAAGAGAGCCTGTCCTCGCTGCACATGTATGACGTTAACATTTCAGATTCCATACCTGATTGGTTTTGGAACTTCTCATCCAGCTTGGAGTTCATTGATCTCTCTCACAATGGTATCAGAGGTATGCTGCCAGACTTATCAGAGCTAGCTGACAGTAAGCTCACCTATGTGGATCTGAGTTGCAACTTGTTGGAGGGGACAGTGCCACAATTTCCTAAAAGTATATCCTATCTGTTTCTGTCGAATAACTCATTTTCAGGGCTTATTCCTCCTGGCATCCACAAGACAATGCCCAAATTGCAATACTTGTTCTTGTCAAAGAACAATCTTAGTGGCAGCATACCTTTATTTCCGTGTAATTTGGAGGAGCTGATAGCTCTCGATTTATCAAACAATCATCTATCTGGAGAACTCCCTGATTGCTGGAAGGGTTCTTCAAACTTGCAGGATTTGGATTTCTCTCAAAATGAGATATCCGGACAGATTCCCATCTCAATTTCTCATCTGACATCCCTGGAGCATTTGATCTTGAGAGGAAATAGACTGTCTGGTGGTCTTCCGTCTTCCCTTGATAGTTGTCGGGCAATGGTGTTACTTGATCTCAGTTATAACCAGTTATCTGGAGAAATAACATGGATGGACAGAAGCTTCTCAAATTTAAAATTTCTTAACCTTAGGGCCAATATGTTCAGTGGCAACCTACCTCCGTTATCTCAGCTAAATTCTCTACGAATCTTGGACCTCTCGAGAAACAATTTTTCTGGAAACATTCCCAAGAGCTATGGTAATTTGCGTGCCATGTCTTATTCCCTCAACCACGTGCCAAGTGAAACTGCTTCCTACTCCCAAGTTGCCATGAACCTAGAAATCAAGGGTTTTTATATCCAGTTCAGCAATGTGCTTAATCTGGTAGCGGCCATAGATCTGTCCAAAAATCACTTATTGGGACCTATCCCTGAAGAACTGACAGATCTTTATGGATTGGAAATTTTGAATTTATCTGGAAATAATCTAACAGGGCACATCCCAGACAAAATAAACTTATTAACGGTTTTGGAGGCTCTTGATTTATCAAGCAACAATCTGTGGGGTGCAATTCCTCCCAGCTTTGGTCAACTAAATTTCTTGAGCTGCATGAATTTATCTTACAACAACCTATCGGGAAGAATTCCAATTTCAGGTCAACTTTCAACTTTCGATTCAACAAGTTATGTAGGTAATCAAGGCCTTTGTGGTATTCCTTTGCATGAGTGCCAAGATAAGGGCAGTATAAAAGACGAAGCTCATTTAACCAGTCCTGAGATTTGGTTGCACCTCAGTGCAGAGCTGGTCATGTTTATGCTTCTGCTATAG
- the LOC103977882 gene encoding LIM domain-containing protein WLIM2b-like — translation MHHELLHQLHSLFFLAEEFSSRVSSCSCAVPGESQTLGIVWIMTMSFTGTQDSKACDKTVHFIDLLTADGVPYHKTCFKCSHCKGTVSMCNYSSMDGILYCKPHFEQLFKESGSFTKKFPTGAKSGERNELSNSSSKISYMFTGTQEKCVSCKKTAYPLEKLTVEGESYHKTCFKCSHGGCTLTPSSYAALEGIIYCKHHFAQLFKEKGSYHHLVSVASLKRSSEPEKAPTEG, via the exons ATGCACCACGAGCTCCTGCATCAGCTCCATTCCTTGTTTTTCTTAGCAGAGGAGTTTAGCAGCAGAGTTAGCAGTTGCTCTTGTGCTGTTCCTGGAGAGAGCCAAACACTTGGGATTGTTTGGATCATGACCATGTCTTTCACTGGCACCCAGGACAGCAAAGCATGTGACAAGACTGTCCATTTCATTGATCTCTTGACTGCAGATGGAGTCCCTTATCACAAGACTTGCTTCAAGTGCAGCCACTGCAAAGGAACTGTGTCT ATGTGCAACTACTCTTCCATGGATGGCATCCTCTACTGCAAGCCTCACTTTGAGCAGCTGTTCAAGGAGTCAGGCAGCTTCACCAAAAAGTTCCCAACAG GAGCAAAGTCTGGTGAGAGGAATGAACTG TCTAACAGCTCAAGCAAGATATCCTACATGTTCACCGGAACCCAAGAGAAGTGTGTCAGCTGCAAGAAAACTGCATACCCTTTGGAGAAG CTGACCGTGGAAGGCGAGTCGTACCACAAGACCTGCTTCAAGTGCTCTCATGGGGGTTGCACACTGACGCCATCCTCCTACGCTGCCCTCGAAGGCATCATCTACTGCAAGCACCATTTCGCGCAGCTGTTCAAGGAGAAGGGAAGCTACCATCACCTGGTCAGCGTTGCCTCACTGAAGCGAAGTTCTGAACCTGAGAAGGCACCGACCGAGGGCTGA
- the LOC135654551 gene encoding remorin-like — translation MAEEKPAKVEEEGPSEAAPPHPEAVKDVEEEKTAIVPAPEEKPDESKALVAVEKVEDSSTEKGSGSNDRDAALARVATEKRLSLIKAWEENEKVKAENKAIKKISSISAWEKSKKADVEAELKKKEEELEKKKAEYAEQVKNKLALIHKQAEEKRAIAEAKRGEEALKAEEKAAKYRATGLAPKKIFGFF, via the exons ATGGCGGAAGAGAAGCCGGCCAAGGTGGAGGAAGAGGGACCCTCGGAAGCTGCTCCGCCACATCCGGAGGCGGTGAAGGAcgtggaggaggagaagacgGCGATCGTGCCGGCCCCGGAGGAGAAGCCCGACGAATCCAAGGCTCTCGTCGCCGTAGAaa AGGTTGAGGATTCTTCCACAGAGAAAGGCTCTGGGTCAAATGACAGAG ATGCTGCTCTTGCAAGGGTTGCAACAGAGAAGAGATTGTCACTGATCAAGGCATGGGAGGAAAACGAAAAGGTTAAGGCAGAAAATAA GGCTATCAAGAAGATATCATCTATTAGTGCATGGGAGAAGTCAAAGAAGGCAGATGTGGAAGCCGAGCTGAAAAAGAAAGAG GAAGAACTggagaaaaagaaagcagaatATGCAGAACAAGTGAAAAACAAACTTGCCTTGATCCACAAGCAAGCAGAAGAGAAGAGGGCAATTGCGGAGGCAAAGCGTGGTGAAGAGGCCCTGAAGGCCGAAGAGAAGGCAGCAAAATATCGTGCCACCGGGCTTGCTCCAAAGAAGATTTTTGGGTTCTTTTAG